In a single window of the Thamnophis elegans isolate rThaEle1 chromosome 8, rThaEle1.pri, whole genome shotgun sequence genome:
- the PLAG1 gene encoding zinc finger protein PLAG1 isoform X1, translated as MATVIPGDLSEVRDTQKVPSGKRKRGESKPRKNFPCQLCDKAFNSVEKLKVHSYSHTGERPYKCTQQDCTKAFVSKYKLLRHMATHSPEKTHKCNYCEKMFHRKDHLKNHLHTHNPNKEAFKCEECGKNYNTKLGFKRHLALHAATSGDLNCKVCLQTFESTGVLLEHLKTHAGKSSGGVKEKKHQCEHCDRRFYTRKDVRRHMVVHTGRKDFLCQYCAQRFGRKDHLTRHMKKSHNQELLKVKTEPMDLLDPFTCNVSVPIKDELLPVMSLSSTELTSKPFTNTLQLNLYNTQLQSMQSSTSAHQMVATSLPLGMPCPIDMESIHTSHQLSLKYPLSSTSYTVSMTEKDQPLKGEMESYLMELQSGMPSSSQDSRGSSSKLGLDPQVGPLDDGSGDVSLSKSSVSISEPLNTPSLDFSQLFNFIPVNGPPFNPSVSVGNLGMSYSQEEAHSSMTQLPPQAQDLQDPGINLGSLHSLSAAFTSSLNTTTTLPRFHQAFQ; from the exons ATGGCCACTGTCATTCCTGGTGATTTGTCAGAAGTAAGAGATACCCAGAAAGTCCCTTCAGGGAAACGTAAGCGTGGTGAATCCAAACCAAGAAAAAACTTTCCTTGCCAACTGTGTGACAAGGCCTTTAACAGTGTTGAGAAATTAAAGGTTCACTCATACTCTCACACAGGAGAGAGGCCCTACAAGTGCACACAACAAGACTGCACCAAGGCCTTTGTTTCTAAGTACAAATTACTAAG GCATATGGCTACTCATTCTCCTGAGAAAACCCACAAGTGTAACTATTGTGAGAAAATGTTTCATCGAAAAGATCATCTAAAGAATCACCTACATACACATAATCCCAATAAAGAGGCCTTTAAGTGTGAAGAATGTGGAAAGAACTACAATACGAAGCTTGGATTTAAGCGTCACCTGGCTTTGCATGCTGCAACAAGTGGTGATCTCAATTGTAAAGTATGTTTGCAGACATTTGAAAGCACAGGCGTACTGCTGGAGCACCTAAAAACTCATGCAGGCAAATCATCAGGTGGAGTGAAGGAGAAAAAACACCAGTGTGAACATTGTGATCGACGGTTTTACACCCGAAAGGATGTCCGAAGACACATGGTAGTACACACTGGAAGAAAGGACTTCCTCTGTCAGTATTGTGCACAGAGATTTGGCCGGAAGGATCATCTAACACGGCATATGAAGAAAAGTCATAATCAAGAACTTTTGAAGGTCAAAACAGAGCCAATGGACCTTCTTGACCCATTTACTTGCAATGTTTCTGTGCCTATAAAGGATGAGCTGCTTCCAGTGATGTCTTTATCTTCCACTGAACTGACATCAAAGCCATTTACAAACACTCTACAATTAAATCTATACAACACACAACTTCAGTCTATGCAGAGTTCAACATCTGCACACCAAATGGTTGCCACATCATTACCTTTAGGAATGCCTTGTCCAATAGATATGGAATCAATTCACACTTCTCACCAACTTTCTTTAAAATATCCACTCAGTTCTACCTCATATACAGTTTCTATGACTGAGAAAGACCAGCCATTGAAAGGGGAAATGGAAAGTTACTTAATGGAACTGCAAAGTGGTATGCCTTCTTCATCCCAAGATTCTCGAGGATCATCATCTAAGTTAGGGTTGGATCCTCAAGTAGGTCCACTAGATGATGGATCTGGGGATGTTTCTCTTTCCAAAAGTTCTGTTTCTATAAGTGAACCTCTAAATACCCCATCACTGGACTTCTCTCAGTTATTCAATTTTATACCAGTAAATGGACCTCCTTTTAATCCTTCTGTTTCTGTGGGAAATCTTGGAATGAGTTACTCACAAGAGGAGGCACACTCATCTATGACTCAGCTTCCTCCACAGGCACAAGACCTTCAAGACCCTGGTATTAATCTTGGGTCTCTTCACTCATTGTCTGCAGCTTTCACTAGCAGTCTAAACACAACCACAACTCTACCACGTTTTCATCAAGCGTTCCAATAA
- the PLAG1 gene encoding zinc finger protein PLAG1 isoform X2: MATHSPEKTHKCNYCEKMFHRKDHLKNHLHTHNPNKEAFKCEECGKNYNTKLGFKRHLALHAATSGDLNCKVCLQTFESTGVLLEHLKTHAGKSSGGVKEKKHQCEHCDRRFYTRKDVRRHMVVHTGRKDFLCQYCAQRFGRKDHLTRHMKKSHNQELLKVKTEPMDLLDPFTCNVSVPIKDELLPVMSLSSTELTSKPFTNTLQLNLYNTQLQSMQSSTSAHQMVATSLPLGMPCPIDMESIHTSHQLSLKYPLSSTSYTVSMTEKDQPLKGEMESYLMELQSGMPSSSQDSRGSSSKLGLDPQVGPLDDGSGDVSLSKSSVSISEPLNTPSLDFSQLFNFIPVNGPPFNPSVSVGNLGMSYSQEEAHSSMTQLPPQAQDLQDPGINLGSLHSLSAAFTSSLNTTTTLPRFHQAFQ, encoded by the coding sequence ATGGCTACTCATTCTCCTGAGAAAACCCACAAGTGTAACTATTGTGAGAAAATGTTTCATCGAAAAGATCATCTAAAGAATCACCTACATACACATAATCCCAATAAAGAGGCCTTTAAGTGTGAAGAATGTGGAAAGAACTACAATACGAAGCTTGGATTTAAGCGTCACCTGGCTTTGCATGCTGCAACAAGTGGTGATCTCAATTGTAAAGTATGTTTGCAGACATTTGAAAGCACAGGCGTACTGCTGGAGCACCTAAAAACTCATGCAGGCAAATCATCAGGTGGAGTGAAGGAGAAAAAACACCAGTGTGAACATTGTGATCGACGGTTTTACACCCGAAAGGATGTCCGAAGACACATGGTAGTACACACTGGAAGAAAGGACTTCCTCTGTCAGTATTGTGCACAGAGATTTGGCCGGAAGGATCATCTAACACGGCATATGAAGAAAAGTCATAATCAAGAACTTTTGAAGGTCAAAACAGAGCCAATGGACCTTCTTGACCCATTTACTTGCAATGTTTCTGTGCCTATAAAGGATGAGCTGCTTCCAGTGATGTCTTTATCTTCCACTGAACTGACATCAAAGCCATTTACAAACACTCTACAATTAAATCTATACAACACACAACTTCAGTCTATGCAGAGTTCAACATCTGCACACCAAATGGTTGCCACATCATTACCTTTAGGAATGCCTTGTCCAATAGATATGGAATCAATTCACACTTCTCACCAACTTTCTTTAAAATATCCACTCAGTTCTACCTCATATACAGTTTCTATGACTGAGAAAGACCAGCCATTGAAAGGGGAAATGGAAAGTTACTTAATGGAACTGCAAAGTGGTATGCCTTCTTCATCCCAAGATTCTCGAGGATCATCATCTAAGTTAGGGTTGGATCCTCAAGTAGGTCCACTAGATGATGGATCTGGGGATGTTTCTCTTTCCAAAAGTTCTGTTTCTATAAGTGAACCTCTAAATACCCCATCACTGGACTTCTCTCAGTTATTCAATTTTATACCAGTAAATGGACCTCCTTTTAATCCTTCTGTTTCTGTGGGAAATCTTGGAATGAGTTACTCACAAGAGGAGGCACACTCATCTATGACTCAGCTTCCTCCACAGGCACAAGACCTTCAAGACCCTGGTATTAATCTTGGGTCTCTTCACTCATTGTCTGCAGCTTTCACTAGCAGTCTAAACACAACCACAACTCTACCACGTTTTCATCAAGCGTTCCAATAA